A section of the Saccopteryx leptura isolate mSacLep1 chromosome 6, mSacLep1_pri_phased_curated, whole genome shotgun sequence genome encodes:
- the NHP2 gene encoding H/ACA ribonucleoprotein complex subunit 2, with protein MTKVKGDPDRREAQAEATSGERTYHELLVNLNPIAQPLASRRLTRKLYKCIKKAVKQKKIWRGVKEVQKFVNKGEKGIMVLAGDTLPVEVYCHLPVMCEDRNLPYVYIPSKMDLGAAAGSKRPTCVILIKPHEEYQEAYDECLEEVQALPPPM; from the exons ATGACCAAAGTAAAGGGAGATCCTGACCGCCGGGAGGCTCAGGCGGAGGCGACCTCTGGGGAGCGCACCTACCATGAGCTACTGGTGAATCTGAACCCCATCGCACAGCCCCTCGCTTCCCGCCGCCTCACCCGGAAGCTCTACAAATGCATCAAGAAAG CCGTGAAGCAGAAGAAGATTTGGCGCGGAGTGAAGGAAGTTCAGAAGTTTGTCAACAAAGGCGAAAAAGG GATCATGGTTTTGGCAGGAGATACATTGCCTGTTGAGGTGTACTGCCATCTCCCGGTTATGTGTGAGGACCGGAATTTACCCTATGTCTATATCCCCTCGAAGATG GACTTGGGTGCCGCCGCAGGCTCCAAGCGCCCGACCTGTGTGATACTGATCAAGCCCCATGAGGAGTACCAGGAGGCCTATGACGAGTGCCTGGAGGAGGTGCAAGCGCTGCCCCCGCCCATGTGA